A single window of Tumebacillus sp. BK434 DNA harbors:
- a CDS encoding ABC transporter ATP-binding protein, translating into MHFLRPYAKKYAKPFSIAVLFLTFEALCDLMQPTIMSMIIDEGIANRDLNYVFKMGGLMLLITALGAVAASVRNVAASVVSQNFGTELRSDLYRKIQSLAARNLDRFDQASLITRLTNDVTQVQTFVNGMMRIFVKAPLLCIGGLIMATRLNAELAVVLLIVVPIVAVLIIINMKIGYPFFQKVQKSLDRVNGVMREYLSGVRVVKAFNRFDYEVAKFSGANEEFQTRSVAAARVIAVFSPAIMLTLNIGIVAVLWIGGVRVDQGNMQVGHIIAFTNYMTQILFSLMLISMVFNMFVRARASAGRIGEVFAEENAMSWHEEPPAPVAEQQGSIAFENVTFAYDGEPVLKNITLQVQPGETIGLIGSTGSGKSSLVGLLLRFYDPDAGTITIDGVNIQEVNPKHLREKISIVPQKTTLFTGTILENIQWGNEHATFEEVERAARMAEAEEFIAKTPEGYHTRLGQGGVNLSGGQKQRLSIARALVRNPEILILDDSTSAVDVATEGRIKTALKTYAQGLTCILIAQRITSVMDADKIVVLDQGEIAGLGTHDELMSCCEIYQQIYRSQIGKEVQ; encoded by the coding sequence ATGCACTTTTTACGGCCGTATGCCAAAAAATACGCAAAGCCATTTAGTATCGCAGTTCTGTTTTTAACGTTTGAAGCTTTGTGCGACTTGATGCAGCCGACGATTATGTCGATGATCATCGACGAAGGCATCGCCAACCGTGATTTGAACTACGTGTTCAAGATGGGCGGGCTGATGCTGTTGATCACGGCGCTCGGCGCGGTGGCCGCCTCCGTCCGAAACGTGGCGGCAAGCGTGGTGTCACAGAACTTCGGGACGGAGTTGCGCTCCGATCTATATCGGAAAATTCAGTCACTCGCCGCCCGCAACTTGGACCGATTCGACCAAGCCTCGCTGATCACGCGGCTGACCAACGATGTGACGCAGGTACAGACGTTTGTGAACGGGATGATGCGCATCTTCGTCAAAGCCCCGCTGCTCTGCATCGGCGGTTTGATCATGGCGACCCGGCTCAACGCGGAGCTCGCCGTCGTGCTGCTGATCGTCGTGCCGATCGTCGCGGTGCTGATCATCATCAACATGAAGATCGGCTATCCGTTTTTCCAAAAGGTGCAGAAGTCGCTCGACCGCGTGAACGGCGTGATGCGCGAATATCTGTCCGGCGTGCGCGTGGTCAAAGCGTTCAACCGCTTCGATTACGAAGTGGCGAAGTTCAGCGGCGCCAATGAAGAATTCCAGACGCGCTCCGTGGCGGCGGCGCGCGTGATCGCCGTGTTCAGCCCGGCGATCATGCTGACCTTGAACATCGGGATCGTCGCGGTGCTGTGGATCGGCGGCGTGCGCGTCGACCAAGGCAACATGCAGGTCGGACACATCATCGCGTTTACCAACTACATGACGCAGATCCTCTTCTCGCTGATGCTGATCTCGATGGTGTTCAACATGTTTGTCCGCGCGCGGGCATCGGCCGGACGGATCGGGGAAGTGTTTGCTGAAGAAAATGCGATGAGCTGGCACGAGGAGCCGCCCGCTCCTGTCGCCGAGCAGCAGGGCAGCATCGCTTTCGAAAACGTGACGTTCGCCTATGACGGCGAGCCGGTGCTGAAAAACATCACGCTGCAAGTCCAGCCGGGGGAGACGATCGGGCTGATCGGTTCGACCGGCTCCGGGAAATCGAGCCTCGTCGGGCTCCTGCTCCGCTTTTATGATCCGGATGCAGGAACGATCACCATCGACGGCGTGAACATTCAGGAAGTCAACCCGAAGCATCTGCGGGAGAAGATCTCGATCGTGCCGCAGAAGACGACGCTGTTCACCGGCACGATTTTGGAAAACATCCAGTGGGGCAATGAACACGCCACGTTCGAGGAAGTGGAGCGGGCGGCGCGGATGGCGGAGGCGGAAGAGTTTATCGCCAAAACTCCGGAAGGCTATCACACTCGCCTCGGCCAAGGCGGGGTCAACCTGTCCGGCGGGCAGAAACAGCGCCTGTCGATCGCCCGCGCCCTGGTGCGCAACCCGGAGATCCTGATCCTCGACGACAGCACCAGCGCCGTCGATGTGGCGACAGAAGGCAGGATCAAAACGGCGCTGAAAACGTACGCGCAAGGCTTGACCTGCATTCTGATCGCCCAGCGGATCACCTCGGTCATGGACGCCGACAAGATCGTCGTGCTCGACCAAGGCGAGATCGCCGGACTTGGCACGCATGATGAATTGATGTCTTGCTGTGAGATCTACCAGC